One region of Primulina tabacum isolate GXHZ01 chromosome 1, ASM2559414v2, whole genome shotgun sequence genomic DNA includes:
- the LOC142540092 gene encoding uncharacterized protein LOC142540092 yields the protein MECNKDEALRAKSIAESKLEKKDFGGARKFSLKAQTLYAGLDGISQLSKTLDVYVSAENKINGEVDWYGVLGVSPSSDDETIRKQYRKFALMLHPDKNKSTGAEGAFKLVSEAWTLLSDKAKRLAYNQRRGSKGFPQKVPMHNGGPSAAPRANGYYKFASRTSSAPVTRKNNVKVPPKPTPPPSHQSTDTFWTVCDLCKMHYEYVRIHLNNTLLCPNCKKAFRATETASPYNCSEPANQFPRQRHPSHGNHVTSRNAYDPVKNCAAAQKSIPGQSGPNSFRYFNHHQDSLSGTATVGKTDPWIAAKAANVVQLAQDKLKRAQTESHFSSGWEADIKKRKLDEDVKRSGTNNNSAQGHGGFGTSSTNAGSSVYGFSGTYHMPNLSRELTGMETRNMLMVKARLEIQKKQNEWRLEMISKPVTKEKDKTKANKKEISRERQVNRASGNATKEDPDVASINVPDPDFYDFDLDRTESSFGDNEVWAAYDNDDGMPRFYALINKVISRKPFKLRISWLNSKTNSEFGSLDWIGSGFYKTCGEFRVGKYETCKFINSFSHKVSSSRGLRRGILILPRKGDVWAVYKNWSSDWNKQTPDEVIHKYDMVTVLDDYSEDMGVAVAPLVKVVGFKTVFCPNLDPEMINRIPKEEMFRFSHKVPNHLLSGLEAQDAPKDCLELDPAATPLELLQVITETNDAPMKLDKES from the coding sequence atGGAGTGCAATAAAGACGAAGCCCTGAGGGCCAAATCAATTGCTGAGAGCAAGTTAGAGAAAAAAGATTTTGGAGGCGCAAGAAAATTTTCCTTGAAAGCTCAGACTCTGTATGCAGGGTTGGATGGCATATCCCAATTGTCGAAAACACTGGATGTGTATGTATCTGCGGAGAATAAGATAAATGGAGAAGTAGATTGGTACGGAGTACTTGGTGTAAGCCCCTCATCTGACGATGAAACAATAAGAAAACAGTACAGGAAGTTTGCCCTCATGCTTCACCCTGATAAAAATAAATCTACTGGTGCTGAAGGTGCATTTAAACTAGTTTCTGAAGCATGGACATTGTTATCAGATAAGGCAAAAAGGTTGGCTTATAATCAAAGGAGAGGCTCCAAGGGGTTTCCCCAGAAGGTTCCTATGCATAATGGTGGTCCATCAGCAGCACCCAGAGCGAATGGGTATTACAAATTTGCAAGCAGGACATCATCAGCTCCGGTAACCCGAAAGAATAATGTGAAGGTTCCCCCTAAACCTACTCCTCCTCCATCCCATCAATCAACTGATACCTTTTGGACGGTCTGTGATTTGTGTAAGATGCATTATGAGTATGTAAGGATACATCTTAACAATACTCTTCTTTGTCCCAATTGTAAGAAGGCCTTTAGGGCTACAGAGACTGCTTCACCATACAATTGTTCAGAACCAGCCAATCAGTTTCCTCGGCAGCGGCACCCAAGTCATGGTAATCATGTAACCAGTCGAAATGCCTATGATCCTGTAAAAAATTGTGCAGCTGCTCAAAAGTCAATACCAGGCCAGTCAGGTCCAAATTCTTTTAGGTATTTTAACCACCATCAGGATTCACTCTCTGGAACAGCTACTGTTGGTAAAACAGATCCTTGGATTGCAGCAAAAGCTGCCAATGTTGTTCAACTGGCACAGGATAAGTTGAAGAGAGCACAAACTGAATCACATTTCTCCTCTGGGTGGGAGGCAGATATTAAAAAGAGAAAATTAGATGAAGATGTCAAGAGATCTGGAACGAACAATAATTCAGCCCAGGGACATGGTGGATTTGGAACTTCCAGTACGAATGCTGGATCAAGTGTTTATGGTTTTTCTGGAACATACCATATGCCAAACTTATCTAGAGAGTTGACTGGCATGGAAACCCGAAACATGTTGATGGTCAAGGCCCGGCTGGAGATTCAGAAGAAGCAAAATGAATGGCGGTTGGAGATGATATCCAAGCCCGTGACTAAAGAGAAAGACAAGACGAAAGCAAACAAGAAAGAGATAAGTCGAGAACGTCAGGTTAACCGTGCTTCTGGTAATGCCACAAAAGAGGATCCTGATGTGGCATCCATAAATGTACCAGATCccgatttttatgattttgatcTGGATAGAACAGAAAGTTCTTTTGGAGATAATGAGGTTTGGGCTGCCTATGACAATGACGATGGCATGCCACGTTTCTATGCTCTAATCAACAAGGTCATCTCTAGAAAGCCATTTAAGTTGAGGATCAGCTGGCTTAACTCAAAAACCAACAGTGAATTTGGTAGTTTAGATTGGATAGGCTCAGGTTTCTATAAAACATGTGGAGAATTTAGGGTGGGCAAATATGAAACTTGTAAATTCATCAATTCCTTTTCTCATAAGGTTAGCTCTTCAAGAGGGCTGCGCAGAGGCATTTTAATACTCCCCAGAAAGGGTGATGTTTGGGCAGTCTACAAAAACTGGTCATCTGATTGGAACAAGCAGACACCTGATGAAGTTATACACAAGTATGATATGGTGACGGTATTAGACGACTATAGCGAGGATATGGGTGTCGCTGTTGCTCCTCTTGTGAAGGTGGTTGGGTTCAAAACAGTATTTTGTCCAAATTTGGACCCTGAAATGATCAACAGAATACCCAAGGAAGAGATGTTCCGATTTTCTCATAAGGTCCCAAACCATTTGCTTTCTGGTCTTGAAGCTCAAGACGCCCCCAAAGATTGCCTGGAGCTGGATCCAGCAGCTACTCCGCTGGAACTTCTTCAGGTTATAACTGAAACCAATGACGCGCCAATGAAGCTGGATAAAGAAAGTTGA